A part of Roseofilum casamattae BLCC-M143 genomic DNA contains:
- a CDS encoding phosphoglycerate kinase, producing the protein MPKKTIANLSASDVSGKKVLMRADFNVPIDDGSISDDTRIRAALPTIQDLTGKGAKVILTSHFGRPKGKVNESMRLTPVAARLSELLGKPVAKTDDCVGPEVAAAVAKMENGDVILLENVRFNAGEESNDPDFAKQLASVADLYVNDAFGTAHRAHGSTEGVTKYLSPSVAGFLIEKELQYLQAAIEAPQRPLAAIIGGSKVSSKIGVIETLLDKCDKLLIGGGMIFTFYKARGISVGKSLVEEDKLDLAKSLEAKAKEKGVALLLPTDVVVADKFAADANSQTVSIDAIPDGWMGLDIGPDSVKVFQEALADCKTAIWNGPMGVFEFDKFAAGTEAIARSLADLTKTGASTIIGGGDSVAAVEKVGVADQMSHISTGGGASLELLEGKELPGIAALDEA; encoded by the coding sequence GTGCCCAAGAAAACGATAGCAAACTTGTCGGCTTCCGACGTTTCTGGAAAGAAAGTCTTAATGCGGGCGGATTTTAACGTTCCCATCGACGATGGCTCTATCTCTGACGATACTCGCATCCGCGCCGCTCTGCCTACGATTCAGGACTTGACCGGCAAGGGCGCTAAGGTCATCTTAACCTCCCACTTCGGTCGCCCGAAAGGGAAAGTGAACGAGTCCATGCGTTTAACCCCAGTGGCTGCCAGGTTATCGGAACTTCTGGGCAAACCGGTAGCAAAAACCGATGATTGTGTCGGTCCTGAGGTTGCTGCTGCTGTAGCAAAGATGGAAAATGGCGATGTCATCTTGCTCGAGAACGTACGCTTCAATGCTGGAGAAGAAAGCAACGACCCTGATTTTGCCAAACAACTGGCTTCGGTTGCCGATCTGTATGTGAATGATGCGTTTGGAACCGCTCACCGTGCCCATGGTTCTACTGAAGGAGTCACCAAGTATCTGAGTCCTTCCGTTGCCGGATTTTTGATCGAGAAAGAGCTGCAATACTTGCAAGCTGCGATCGAAGCTCCCCAACGTCCTCTGGCTGCTATTATTGGCGGTTCTAAGGTGTCCAGCAAAATTGGCGTCATCGAAACCTTGCTCGATAAGTGCGACAAGCTTTTGATCGGCGGCGGCATGATCTTCACCTTCTACAAAGCGCGCGGCATTAGCGTCGGCAAGTCTTTAGTCGAAGAAGATAAGCTAGATTTGGCAAAATCTCTCGAAGCGAAAGCTAAAGAGAAAGGCGTGGCTCTGTTATTGCCAACCGATGTTGTCGTTGCGGATAAGTTTGCTGCGGATGCCAACTCGCAAACCGTTAGTATCGATGCTATTCCCGACGGTTGGATGGGACTCGACATCGGCCCCGACTCGGTGAAAGTCTTCCAAGAGGCATTAGCCGACTGTAAGACTGCGATCTGGAACGGGCCCATGGGCGTGTTCGAGTTTGATAAGTTTGCGGCTGGAACTGAGGCGATCGCTCGTTCTCTGGCAGATTTAACGAAAACTGGCGCCTCGACCATTATCGGTGGCGGTGACTCGGTTGCGGCGGTCGAAAAAGTGGGCGTTGCCGACCAAATGAGCCATATTTCTACCGGTGGTGGTGCGAGCTTAGAGTTGCTCGAAGGTAAGGAACTTCCCGGTATTGCCGCTCTCGACGAAGCTTAA
- a CDS encoding universal stress protein yields the protein MFNTVLFPINQSQETLDATEVVMNIVQKYGSTLILLSVLEESPSAEGEAPEPMTSHDRVAELLEKVKAGFSKNGIEAKTIELKGKPAFTICDVADEEEVGLIIMGSRGMGLTDEGSKDSITNQVINLSPCPVLIVP from the coding sequence ATGTTTAATACTGTTCTATTTCCGATTAATCAAAGCCAAGAAACCTTGGATGCGACTGAGGTTGTTATGAATATCGTGCAGAAGTATGGCTCGACGTTAATTCTCTTGTCCGTACTCGAGGAGAGTCCTTCCGCAGAGGGCGAAGCACCAGAGCCGATGACCTCTCACGATCGCGTTGCCGAACTGCTCGAGAAAGTGAAGGCGGGATTTTCTAAGAATGGCATTGAAGCCAAAACTATAGAGCTGAAAGGAAAACCGGCGTTTACGATCTGCGATGTTGCGGATGAGGAAGAGGTGGGTTTGATTATTATGGGCAGTCGCGGTATGGGTTTGACCGATGAGGGATCGAAGGATAGCATTACTAATCAGGTGATTAATCTGTCTCCTTGTCCCGTACTCATTGTTCCCTAG
- the ylqF gene encoding ribosome biogenesis GTPase YlqF produces the protein MSKNNIAIQWYPGHIAKAERALTEQLKRVDVVFDVRDIRIPHATHHPNLDRWVGNRGRVLVLNRMDTVSREIQQGWKQWFLDRGETPYLTNAKLGKGIAQVQKAAIAAGAPMNEKRRSRGMLPRPVRAVVVGFPNVGKSALINRLLKRKVVESAARPGVTRQLRWIKISPEIELLDAPGVIPSLLENQDNAVKLAICDDIGSASYDNQRVAIGLLEHLEELSEQINSWEKLRSRYEIDPAGYSSEDYLHALAKEKHLGDLERAACQLLSDFRKGNLGALPLELPPQF, from the coding sequence GTGTCGAAAAACAATATCGCGATCCAATGGTATCCCGGGCATATTGCCAAAGCAGAACGCGCTCTAACCGAGCAACTCAAGCGCGTGGATGTGGTGTTTGATGTTCGGGATATTCGCATTCCCCACGCGACTCATCACCCGAATTTAGATCGGTGGGTGGGAAATCGCGGACGGGTTTTGGTGCTCAACCGCATGGATACGGTCTCTCGGGAGATTCAACAGGGTTGGAAACAGTGGTTTCTCGATCGCGGCGAGACTCCTTATTTGACTAATGCTAAGTTGGGTAAAGGGATCGCTCAAGTGCAAAAAGCGGCGATCGCGGCTGGAGCGCCGATGAATGAAAAACGGCGCTCTCGCGGCATGTTACCCCGGCCGGTGCGCGCTGTGGTTGTCGGCTTCCCAAATGTGGGCAAATCGGCATTAATTAATCGATTATTAAAGCGGAAAGTGGTAGAAAGTGCAGCCCGTCCGGGAGTGACTCGCCAGTTGCGCTGGATTAAGATTTCGCCGGAGATTGAGTTATTGGATGCTCCGGGAGTGATTCCTTCCTTATTAGAGAATCAAGATAATGCAGTGAAGCTCGCCATTTGCGATGATATTGGCAGCGCCAGTTACGATAATCAAAGAGTTGCTATTGGTTTGCTCGAGCATCTCGAGGAGCTGAGCGAGCAAATTAATAGTTGGGAGAAGTTGCGATCGCGATACGAGATCGATCCGGCCGGCTATTCTAGCGAAGATTACTTACATGCCCTCGCCAAAGAGAAACACCTCGGAGACCTAGAACGCGCCGCCTGTCAACTTCTGAGCGATTTTCGTAAAGGAAATCTGGGCGCTCTCCCCCTGGAGTTACCGCCTCAGTTCTAG
- a CDS encoding diguanylate cyclase domain-containing protein: MADRLSHNSKTIPLQIFILIPFVLPILIIMGLTGIIGLRSDREPIEKLAIAWMSEVSDGVAAKLADDLALPERILNSSERLFLDSLNPTVARNRMHTFIKDFRSIEGIYLAAEGNGDFYAAFRNVRGQDIFQQADSQTEYRLTSYPLDSSESKDTESPLEISTTPYNVRQLSWYRETLQSPTMRIERLKRWAEDDIIHMQLSRSFFDAENQPIGAGRIDVNLNSFVRYLQELDLEFSGQLFILDTEGNLLASSHGEENGQESISPKLLNRLQQQANGDRIDSENMAIDKQQNDWILTVPYQFSGGDRWWIATVISEEVVFQEFNLHFRNKLLLNLGVLCLAIALGSFAIYRVTSVLNQLTQNSELVMQGETGVTFKRKTIVDELQRSIDISQNVNQYWTNTFQELQEENNRLSDKVAAGANLLVEAIEKADVANIKLQRSQSLLASVINSSMDGIMAFESVRNTHEEIVDFRWIVSNQIVCDFFGLEVKQLVGKYWLQEITSSNLVGLFENYVNVVETGRSLELEFPYDGRGDRFWFHLIGVKLGDGLSVNIRDITDRKKSVFELRKMLDEVHELANTDGLTKVANRRQFDESLTQEWLRLQRDRLPLSLILCDVDYFKFYNDTYGHQAGDDCLIQVAASIQNSVRRSSDLVARYGGEEFVVLLPNTSEEGAIVVAQLIQSKIERLNIPHQSSKVSSSVTMSLGVSTLIPSPELSKERLVTLADEALYLAKQQGRNQFVFKSSD; encoded by the coding sequence ATGGCCGATCGGTTGTCTCATAACTCTAAAACTATCCCCTTACAAATTTTTATCCTGATTCCCTTCGTTCTGCCTATTCTAATCATCATGGGACTGACGGGAATCATTGGACTGCGTAGCGATCGCGAACCGATCGAAAAATTAGCGATCGCGTGGATGTCGGAAGTGAGTGACGGTGTCGCTGCCAAGCTTGCTGATGACTTAGCGCTTCCGGAACGCATTCTTAATTCTTCTGAACGTCTATTTTTGGATTCCCTAAATCCTACAGTAGCTCGCAATCGAATGCATACTTTTATTAAAGACTTTCGCTCTATTGAAGGAATTTACCTCGCCGCAGAAGGCAATGGAGACTTCTACGCTGCTTTTCGCAATGTTCGAGGTCAAGATATTTTTCAGCAGGCAGATTCGCAGACTGAATACCGCCTAACATCTTACCCTTTAGACTCGTCAGAGAGCAAAGACACGGAATCCCCGCTCGAGATTTCTACGACTCCTTATAATGTTCGTCAATTGTCTTGGTATCGAGAGACATTGCAGAGTCCAACAATGAGGATCGAGCGGTTAAAGCGATGGGCAGAAGACGATATAATTCACATGCAGCTCTCTCGGTCTTTTTTCGATGCTGAGAATCAACCCATTGGTGCCGGACGAATTGATGTTAATCTCAACTCGTTTGTCAGGTATCTCCAGGAGCTGGATCTGGAATTTTCCGGTCAGTTATTTATTCTCGATACTGAAGGAAATCTGTTAGCTAGCTCTCATGGAGAAGAGAACGGACAAGAGTCGATTTCTCCCAAACTCCTGAATCGGCTGCAGCAACAAGCAAACGGCGATCGCATCGACTCCGAGAACATGGCGATCGACAAGCAACAAAATGACTGGATATTGACCGTACCTTATCAATTTTCAGGAGGCGATCGCTGGTGGATTGCTACAGTTATTTCTGAAGAGGTTGTTTTCCAGGAATTCAATCTCCACTTCCGCAACAAACTATTGCTGAATTTAGGGGTTCTATGTTTGGCGATCGCCTTAGGTAGTTTCGCGATTTATCGAGTGACTTCCGTGCTGAACCAATTAACTCAAAATTCGGAATTAGTCATGCAAGGCGAAACGGGAGTTACATTTAAGCGTAAAACAATTGTTGATGAGCTGCAACGATCGATCGATATCTCGCAAAATGTGAATCAATATTGGACGAACACATTTCAAGAATTGCAAGAGGAAAATAACCGTTTATCGGATAAAGTCGCAGCGGGAGCTAACTTACTTGTTGAAGCGATTGAAAAGGCTGATGTTGCTAATATTAAATTGCAGCGATCGCAGTCCCTCCTTGCCAGCGTGATTAATAGTTCGATGGATGGCATTATGGCCTTTGAGTCCGTGCGCAATACTCATGAAGAGATCGTTGATTTTCGCTGGATTGTAAGCAACCAAATCGTATGTGATTTTTTCGGTTTGGAGGTAAAACAATTGGTTGGAAAGTATTGGTTACAAGAAATTACTAGTTCCAATCTGGTCGGATTATTTGAAAATTACGTGAATGTTGTCGAAACGGGACGGAGTTTAGAGCTAGAGTTTCCTTACGATGGTCGCGGCGATCGCTTTTGGTTTCATCTGATTGGCGTTAAACTTGGCGACGGTCTATCGGTGAATATTCGGGATATTACTGACCGGAAAAAATCGGTATTTGAATTGCGGAAAATGCTGGATGAAGTCCACGAACTGGCAAATACGGATGGCTTAACTAAAGTGGCTAACCGCCGTCAATTTGATGAATCTTTAACTCAAGAATGGCTGCGACTCCAGCGCGATCGTTTACCGTTATCTTTGATTTTGTGCGATGTGGATTATTTTAAGTTCTATAATGATACTTACGGCCATCAAGCCGGAGATGATTGTTTGATCCAGGTTGCCGCATCCATTCAAAATTCAGTACGGCGTTCTAGCGATCTCGTCGCTCGTTATGGAGGAGAAGAGTTTGTGGTTCTTCTACCCAATACTTCGGAAGAAGGCGCTATTGTGGTTGCCCAGTTAATTCAATCTAAAATCGAACGCTTAAACATTCCCCATCAATCTTCAAAAGTTAGCTCTTCAGTCACCATGAGTTTAGGAGTATCTACGTTAATTCCGAGTCCGGAATTGTCTAAAGAGCGCTTAGTAACTCTTGCTGATGAAGCATTATATTTAGCAAAACAACAGGGAAGAAATCAATTTGTGTTTAAGTCCTCAGATTGA
- a CDS encoding class I SAM-dependent methyltransferase yields the protein MFITIEPDFLQQIATDNDRIPTLYYSNIFVVRSLFWMRLKLIYTALQHAPIEREKCMDFGGGGGVFLPTLSQEFKQVYFLDLEDREVRQVIAQYQLPNIEIIKQDIKQVQLAPQQFDAIIAADVLEHFQELSPPVEALKSWLKPNGVLITSLPTENWIYQGLRSLFNIEKPIDHYHTGYEVETYLRATGFSPIRRQFVPLVTNLFPLFLITVWKLN from the coding sequence GTGTTTATTACCATAGAACCAGATTTTTTGCAACAGATTGCGACAGACAACGATCGCATTCCAACCCTATATTATTCCAACATTTTCGTAGTGCGATCGCTCTTTTGGATGCGGCTAAAACTAATCTATACAGCACTACAACATGCCCCCATCGAACGCGAGAAATGTATGGATTTTGGTGGAGGAGGTGGCGTGTTTCTCCCCACTTTATCTCAAGAGTTTAAGCAAGTTTATTTCCTCGATTTAGAAGATCGAGAAGTGCGGCAAGTCATTGCCCAATATCAGCTCCCGAATATTGAAATCATCAAACAAGATATCAAGCAAGTGCAGCTCGCTCCCCAACAGTTTGATGCCATTATTGCGGCGGACGTTCTCGAACATTTCCAAGAGTTATCGCCTCCAGTAGAAGCGCTCAAATCTTGGTTAAAACCAAATGGGGTATTAATTACCTCCTTGCCAACCGAAAACTGGATCTATCAAGGATTGCGATCGCTCTTCAATATCGAAAAACCCATCGACCACTACCATACCGGGTATGAAGTCGAAACCTACCTGCGCGCCACGGGTTTTTCTCCCATACGCCGCCAGTTTGTTCCTCTAGTTACTAATTTATTTCCCTTATTTTTAATTACAGTCTGGAAGCTTAACTAA